Proteins found in one Chloroflexota bacterium genomic segment:
- a CDS encoding cysteine hydrolase — protein MLIDTAQFKTKHLADDAVLPPEQTALIIVDMMRRFCDPTWLGSGSKESEQWFTAELQTVIPNLRSILDAFRASGGLVVHVVNAKWTAEAREAVPYQRGRDYDYFDSHAMSVTDELAPQRDEIVVRKLTSSAFTGTGLDYMLNNAGIKNVVLTGQYGGACVFYSLIQSREYGFTNYWPSDAILHASALDQDMITPLVGTRWATLATSAQVAQAVTGQRTSA, from the coding sequence ATGCTCATCGACACCGCACAATTCAAGACCAAACACCTCGCCGACGACGCCGTGCTTCCACCCGAGCAGACCGCGCTCATCATCGTGGACATGATGCGGCGCTTCTGCGATCCGACCTGGCTGGGAAGCGGCAGCAAAGAGAGCGAGCAGTGGTTTACGGCGGAATTGCAGACTGTGATCCCCAACCTGCGCTCGATCCTGGATGCCTTTCGCGCCTCCGGCGGCCTCGTGGTCCACGTGGTCAATGCCAAATGGACTGCGGAAGCGCGCGAGGCCGTGCCTTACCAGCGCGGCCGCGACTACGACTACTTCGATTCCCACGCCATGTCCGTAACCGACGAACTCGCACCTCAAAGAGATGAAATCGTTGTCAGGAAATTGACAAGCTCTGCTTTCACCGGCACGGGTCTTGACTACATGCTCAACAACGCGGGCATTAAGAATGTGGTCCTCACCGGACAGTATGGTGGTGCCTGTGTGTTTTACAGCCTCATCCAGAGCCGAGAATACGGCTTCACCAACTACTGGCCCAGTGACGCCATTCTCCACGCCTCGGCCCTTGATCAAGACATGATTACACCGCTGGTGGGCACACGCTGGGCGACGTTAGCTACCTCCGCGCAGGTCGCGCAGGCAGTCACCGGTCAACGCACTTCGGCGTGA
- a CDS encoding beta-ketoacyl-ACP reductase, whose product MRLEGKHALITGASQGIGRTTALMLAREGADVAINHYPDAEGVHRQNAEAVAAEVVNMGRRALVVGADVAQEQPSTAMVEQTIQEFGCLDILVNNAGILRDATLRNLSREHWDEVLDVNLGSMFNCSKPAAIHMRERETGSIVNVASVIALMGNIGQTNYAAAKAGAIGFTKSLARELARYHVRVNAVAPGFMDTDMTRAIDDEIREQVRQQIPLGHFGRAEDVAAAILFLASEDARYITGEVLSVNGGWYM is encoded by the coding sequence ATGAGACTAGAAGGAAAGCACGCGCTCATCACCGGCGCCTCCCAGGGTATCGGGCGCACCACAGCTCTCATGCTCGCCCGCGAAGGCGCCGACGTAGCAATTAATCACTACCCCGACGCGGAAGGTGTGCACCGGCAAAATGCAGAGGCAGTGGCAGCGGAAGTGGTGAACATGGGACGCCGTGCCCTCGTGGTCGGCGCAGACGTGGCACAAGAACAACCAAGTACTGCGATGGTCGAGCAGACCATTCAGGAGTTTGGCTGCCTCGACATACTGGTGAACAACGCCGGCATCCTGCGCGACGCCACTCTGCGCAACTTAAGCCGCGAGCATTGGGACGAGGTGCTCGACGTAAATCTCGGCAGCATGTTCAATTGCTCCAAGCCCGCAGCCATCCATATGCGCGAGCGCGAGACAGGCAGCATCGTGAACGTGGCATCAGTTATCGCTCTCATGGGCAATATCGGCCAGACCAACTATGCGGCAGCCAAAGCCGGCGCCATTGGCTTTACGAAGTCACTGGCCAGAGAATTGGCGCGGTATCACGTGCGGGTCAATGCCGTAGCGCCTGGATTCATGGATACCGATATGACGCGCGCCATCGACGACGAGATTAGGGAGCAGGTCCGCCAGCAGATCCCACTTGGGCACTTTGGCAGGGCGGAGGACGTGGCCGCCGCCATCCTCTTCCTGGCCTCCGAAGATGCTCGCTACATCACCGGTGAGGTGCTAAGCGTCAATGGCGGCTGGTATATGTGA
- a CDS encoding acetyl-CoA C-acetyltransferase yields the protein MAFTNPRRKEGNMNSQQPVILAAARTPIGKFGGALSELAAPELGVVASQAALARAEIAPDEVQVSIFGQVYQGGSGMNPARQVGIRAGVPEGSPAMTINQVCASGLQAVGLAAQYIRLGEIDVALAGGMESMSRAPYVLPDARWGSKLGHAKVVDTLLGDGLWDAFADCHMATTADTLAQEYGISREAQDEYALESQQRYAAARRACFLSAEIVPVSVPQRRGAPRVIDDDEYPRPDTDRDALASLRPAFKDVTTITAGNASGINDGAAAIVVASAEWAQAHNRQPLATLSAVTTTGVAPVRMGIGPAKATRLLLEKTGLSLDDIDLLEINEAFAAQVLSVEAELNWDRSRVNVNGGAIAVGHPVGASGARILGTLIFEMERRNVRRGIAALCAGGGMGIAALVEREVH from the coding sequence ATCGCTTTCACCAACCCTCGGAGGAAAGAAGGGAATATGAACAGTCAACAGCCGGTAATCCTGGCCGCTGCCCGCACGCCGATTGGGAAATTCGGCGGCGCGCTGAGTGAACTCGCGGCTCCTGAATTAGGTGTAGTTGCCTCACAGGCGGCATTGGCGCGGGCAGAGATCGCGCCCGATGAAGTACAGGTTTCGATTTTCGGTCAAGTTTACCAGGGCGGCAGCGGCATGAATCCGGCGCGACAGGTAGGCATTCGCGCCGGCGTGCCTGAAGGGTCGCCGGCCATGACCATAAACCAGGTCTGCGCATCGGGACTGCAAGCCGTTGGGCTTGCCGCCCAGTACATTCGCCTGGGGGAAATCGACGTGGCCTTAGCCGGCGGCATGGAAAGTATGAGCCGAGCCCCCTATGTGTTACCCGATGCACGGTGGGGCAGCAAGCTGGGACATGCCAAAGTCGTGGATACACTCCTTGGCGACGGCCTCTGGGATGCCTTTGCCGACTGCCACATGGCGACCACCGCAGATACTCTCGCGCAGGAATATGGCATTTCGCGGGAAGCGCAAGACGAGTATGCGCTGGAGAGCCAGCAACGCTACGCTGCCGCGCGGCGGGCCTGCTTCCTTTCTGCCGAGATTGTTCCTGTTTCAGTGCCCCAGCGCCGCGGTGCACCAAGAGTCATAGACGATGATGAATACCCCCGGCCGGATACAGACCGAGACGCGTTGGCCTCGCTCCGTCCGGCTTTCAAAGACGTTACGACCATCACCGCCGGCAACGCCTCCGGCATTAACGACGGCGCTGCCGCCATCGTGGTGGCATCCGCAGAGTGGGCGCAAGCGCACAATCGGCAGCCGCTTGCCACCCTCAGCGCGGTCACGACCACCGGTGTTGCGCCGGTACGCATGGGTATCGGGCCGGCCAAAGCAACCCGTCTCCTCCTTGAAAAGACCGGTCTTAGCCTCGACGACATTGACCTTCTCGAGATCAACGAAGCCTTCGCCGCGCAAGTGCTCTCAGTCGAAGCCGAGCTCAATTGGGACCGCTCACGCGTGAACGTAAACGGTGGTGCCATTGCCGTCGGTCACCCGGTCGGCGCCAGCGGCGCCCGCATTTTGGGCACGCTCATCTTCGAAATGGAGCGACGCAACGTGCGGCGGGGCATTGCCGCGCTGTGCGCTGGCGGCGGCATGGGCATCGCCGCCTTGGTGGAACGAGAGGTGCACTAG